From Micromonospora nigra, one genomic window encodes:
- a CDS encoding Fur family transcriptional regulator, whose translation MSESSLAELLRSRGLRLTAQRQLILQAVLDLGHATPEQVHTAVREVAAGVNITTIYRTLELLERLGLVTHTHLSHGSPTYHAAGEDQHVHLVCRECGGVDEIDPDLLRPLTDQLARERGFRVDIGHVSLFGVCDRCENGDQT comes from the coding sequence GTGTCCGAATCCTCCCTTGCGGAACTGCTCCGCTCCCGTGGGCTGCGGCTGACGGCGCAGCGGCAGCTGATCCTCCAGGCGGTGCTGGACCTGGGCCACGCGACACCCGAGCAGGTGCACACCGCCGTCCGGGAGGTGGCCGCGGGAGTCAACATCACCACCATCTACCGCACGCTGGAGCTGCTGGAACGGCTCGGCCTGGTGACCCACACCCACCTCTCGCACGGCTCGCCGACCTACCACGCGGCCGGCGAGGACCAGCACGTCCATCTGGTGTGCCGGGAGTGCGGCGGGGTCGACGAGATCGACCCCGACCTGCTGCGCCCGCTGACCGACCAGTTGGCGCGCGAGCGGGGGTTCCGGGTGGACATCGGCCACGTCTCCCTCTTCGGCGTCTGCGACCGCTGCGAGAACGGGGACCAGACATGA
- a CDS encoding aminotransferase class IV — protein MVASRMAVLGRGVVPAGEPVLRGDDLGVLRGDGLFETIHLRDGRPWLLDAHLARLRAGAAAVELTLPPTDALAALLHDIAAGWPPAVEGALRLVCTRGPEGGGPPTVYATLGEVPAASVRARRDGVRVATLPLGVPAAARPGLDWLPAGVKSTSYGASTAARRWAVRAGVDDVLWVSTDGYVLEGPSANVVWLAGSTLCTVPATTTGILPGVTVRWLLDTAGEVGLAAAERMVTPAGLARADGVWLTSSVRGAVEVTALDGTARPGSAHTAAVQRLLGFPVP, from the coding sequence ATGGTGGCGTCGCGGATGGCCGTGCTCGGCCGGGGTGTCGTGCCCGCCGGGGAGCCGGTGCTGCGCGGCGACGACCTGGGCGTGCTGCGCGGCGACGGGCTGTTCGAGACCATCCACCTGCGCGACGGACGGCCCTGGCTGCTCGACGCGCACCTGGCCCGGCTGCGCGCCGGCGCGGCGGCCGTGGAGCTGACGCTGCCCCCCACCGACGCCCTCGCCGCCCTGCTCCACGACATCGCCGCGGGCTGGCCCCCGGCGGTGGAGGGGGCCCTGCGGCTGGTCTGCACGCGAGGGCCGGAGGGCGGGGGCCCGCCCACCGTCTACGCCACCCTCGGTGAGGTGCCGGCGGCCTCCGTACGGGCCCGCCGGGACGGGGTACGGGTGGCCACCCTGCCGCTCGGCGTACCCGCCGCGGCGCGCCCCGGCCTGGACTGGCTGCCCGCCGGCGTCAAGTCCACCTCCTACGGGGCGAGCACCGCCGCCCGCCGGTGGGCCGTCCGGGCGGGCGTCGACGACGTGCTGTGGGTCTCCACCGACGGCTACGTGCTGGAGGGACCCAGCGCCAACGTGGTCTGGCTGGCCGGCTCGACACTGTGCACGGTGCCTGCCACGACCACCGGCATCCTGCCCGGGGTGACGGTGCGCTGGCTGCTCGACACCGCGGGCGAGGTGGGCCTCGCCGCCGCCGAACGCATGGTCACGCCGGCCGGACTGGCCCGCGCCGACGGGGTGTGGCTCACCTCGTCCGTCCGGGGCGCGGTCGAGGTGACCGCCCTGGACGGGACGGCCCGGCCCGGCTCGGCGCACACCGCCGCCGTCCAGCGGCTGCTGGGGTTCCCCGTTCCCTGA
- a CDS encoding FABP family protein translates to MSDDNPLQPPPWLHAPPVEEYPYEESHDLRVGPKLHRSLDGLLPYVGVWRGRGRGGFPSIEDFDFAQEIRISHDGRPFLFYESRAWILDEQSRPVRPAGREVGWWRPVLDGDRVTDELEALMSVPTGVMELHIGKRTGTQIEFATDAVVRTATAKQVTAGARLFGIVEGALLYAQEMAAVGHGLSPHLSARLTRVAG, encoded by the coding sequence GTGAGCGACGACAACCCGCTACAGCCGCCGCCCTGGCTCCACGCACCGCCGGTCGAGGAGTACCCGTACGAGGAGAGCCACGACCTGCGCGTCGGGCCCAAGCTGCACCGCAGCCTCGACGGTCTGCTGCCGTACGTGGGGGTGTGGCGGGGGCGCGGACGCGGCGGCTTCCCCAGCATCGAGGACTTCGACTTCGCCCAGGAGATCCGGATCAGCCACGACGGCCGACCCTTCCTGTTCTACGAGTCGCGCGCCTGGATTCTCGACGAGCAGAGCCGCCCGGTGCGGCCCGCCGGCCGCGAGGTCGGCTGGTGGCGTCCGGTGCTGGACGGCGACCGGGTCACCGACGAACTGGAGGCCCTGATGAGCGTGCCCACCGGGGTGATGGAGCTGCACATCGGCAAGCGCACGGGCACCCAGATCGAGTTCGCCACCGACGCCGTGGTCCGCACCGCGACCGCCAAGCAGGTCACCGCCGGCGCGCGGCTGTTCGGCATCGTCGAGGGCGCGCTGCTCTACGCGCAGGAGATGGCGGCGGTGGGCCACGGCCTGAGCCCGCACCTGTCCGCCCGGCTGACCCGCGTCGCCGGCTGA
- the mtfM gene encoding small membrane protein MtfM yields the protein MVTEIGFVSLLVAGLGALAGGLVYVAVRISRGKW from the coding sequence ATGGTCACCGAGATAGGGTTCGTCAGCCTGCTGGTCGCCGGTCTGGGCGCGCTCGCCGGTGGCCTGGTCTATGTCGCGGTACGCATCTCGAGAGGTAAGTGGTGA
- a CDS encoding DsrE family protein, translating into MARTLVVKATAGTDSPERCAQAFTVAATAAAAGVPVSLWLTGESTWFALPGRAQQFELPHSAPLGELLHVILATGTVTACTQCAARRDIGPDDVLPGVRIAGAAVFVEEAMAEGAQALVY; encoded by the coding sequence ATGGCCCGCACTCTCGTCGTCAAGGCCACCGCCGGCACCGACTCCCCGGAGCGGTGTGCCCAGGCGTTCACCGTGGCCGCCACCGCCGCCGCGGCGGGGGTGCCCGTGTCCCTGTGGCTGACCGGCGAGTCGACCTGGTTCGCCCTGCCCGGCCGGGCGCAGCAGTTCGAGCTGCCACACTCCGCGCCGCTGGGCGAGCTGCTACACGTGATCCTGGCCACGGGCACGGTGACCGCGTGCACCCAGTGCGCGGCCCGACGGGACATCGGCCCCGACGACGTGCTGCCCGGTGTCCGGATCGCCGGTGCCGCGGTCTTCGTCGAGGAGGCCATGGCCGAGGGCGCGCAGGCGCTCGTCTACTGA
- a CDS encoding SCP2 sterol-binding domain-containing protein, translating into MSEAIEQFFAELPARAPAVLRGTVCGTLQLNISDGERTDHWLVLLRPGHAEVTHGRGPADAIWYGSRSLFERLITGQAQGISAMLRSESNLIGEVLLYLAFRRFWPAPPGTRDPRDVAREQAGRPR; encoded by the coding sequence GTGTCCGAGGCGATCGAGCAGTTCTTCGCGGAACTTCCCGCGCGTGCCCCGGCGGTGCTGCGCGGCACGGTCTGCGGCACCCTGCAGCTCAACATCTCCGACGGCGAGCGCACCGACCACTGGCTGGTCCTGCTCCGACCCGGCCACGCGGAGGTGACGCACGGGCGGGGTCCCGCCGACGCTATCTGGTACGGCAGCCGCAGCCTGTTCGAGCGGCTGATCACCGGGCAGGCGCAGGGGATATCGGCGATGCTCCGGAGCGAGAGCAACCTCATCGGCGAGGTCCTGCTGTACCTGGCCTTCCGGCGCTTCTGGCCCGCCCCGCCCGGCACCCGGGACCCGCGGGACGTGGCCCGCGAGCAGGCCGGGCGGCCCCGGTGA
- a CDS encoding glycogen debranching N-terminal domain-containing protein: MKELVNILDGNTFLVSDRRGDIEPSLEFPTGLFSFDTRFLSTWLLTVDGERLHALSVDDATSFRTRYFLVPGEPTHYLDARVSVIRSRAVGGSFTEDLRVLNHSGEEMRFTVRVEIGADFADLFEIKNVRPKRGRTTTEVGQSELRFTYRREGFHRATIVSTSEPGAVDASGITFTLTIDAHDEWTTRLHVATVIYGAQGEDIRAILPLGGSRSPAAIEAEQNELVARAPKLGCDCEPLAGAYRRSLNDLTALRYESISLGVRLMAAGLPWFMTLFGRDSIFTSLQILPFLPDLIPPTVTVLAGLQGYRIDDFRDEEPGKILHELRYGETAGFEEQPHSPYYGAADSTPLFVVLLDEYERWTGDADLVRKLEAPTRAALTWIDSYGDLLGTGYVWYRTRNPQTGLENQCWKDSWDGISYADGRLPGFPRATCELQGYAYDAKLRGARLARQFWGDPAYADRLEQEAAALKLRFNRDFWLPEKGYYALALDADGTPVDALTSNIGHLLWSGIVEESRAGRIAEHLLGPRLFSGWGVRTLADDQGRYNPIGYHVGTIWPFDNSLIAWGLARYGFREEAGRICEALLTASRYFHGRLPEAFAGYERSLTDYPVQYPTACSPQAWSAGTPLLLLRVLLGLQPQGEHLIIDPFVPDGMGRVELLDIPGRWGRVDALGRSRPEHRRPGGH; the protein is encoded by the coding sequence GTGAAGGAACTCGTCAACATCCTCGACGGCAACACCTTCCTGGTCAGTGACCGGCGGGGCGACATCGAACCGTCGCTGGAGTTCCCGACCGGCCTGTTCTCCTTCGACACCCGCTTCCTGTCCACCTGGCTGCTGACGGTCGACGGGGAGCGGCTGCACGCCCTCTCCGTCGACGACGCAACGTCCTTCCGCACCCGGTACTTCCTCGTCCCCGGCGAACCCACCCACTATCTCGACGCGCGGGTGTCGGTCATCCGCAGCCGCGCGGTCGGCGGCAGCTTCACCGAGGACCTGAGGGTGCTCAACCACTCCGGGGAGGAGATGCGGTTCACCGTCCGGGTGGAGATCGGCGCGGACTTCGCCGACCTGTTCGAGATCAAGAACGTCCGGCCCAAGCGCGGCCGGACCACCACCGAGGTCGGGCAGAGCGAACTCCGGTTCACCTACCGCCGGGAGGGCTTCCACCGGGCCACGATCGTGAGCACCAGCGAACCCGGGGCCGTGGACGCCTCGGGCATCACCTTCACCCTGACGATCGACGCGCACGACGAGTGGACCACCCGCCTGCACGTCGCCACCGTCATCTACGGGGCCCAGGGCGAGGACATCCGCGCGATCCTGCCGCTCGGTGGCAGCCGCAGCCCGGCCGCGATCGAGGCCGAGCAGAACGAGCTGGTCGCGCGCGCGCCGAAGCTCGGCTGCGACTGCGAACCGCTGGCCGGGGCGTACCGGCGCAGCCTCAACGACCTGACGGCGCTGCGCTACGAGTCGATCTCGCTCGGGGTCCGCCTCATGGCGGCGGGACTGCCCTGGTTCATGACCCTGTTCGGCCGCGACAGCATCTTCACCTCGTTGCAGATCCTGCCGTTCCTGCCCGACCTGATCCCGCCGACCGTCACGGTGCTGGCCGGCCTCCAGGGTTACCGGATCGACGACTTCCGCGACGAGGAGCCCGGCAAGATCCTGCACGAGCTGCGGTACGGCGAGACGGCGGGCTTCGAGGAGCAGCCGCACTCGCCGTACTACGGCGCGGCCGACTCGACGCCGCTGTTCGTCGTCCTGCTCGACGAGTACGAACGGTGGACCGGGGACGCCGACCTGGTGCGAAAGCTGGAAGCCCCGACCAGGGCGGCGCTCACCTGGATCGACAGCTACGGCGACCTGCTGGGCACCGGGTACGTCTGGTACCGGACCCGCAACCCGCAGACCGGGCTGGAGAACCAGTGCTGGAAGGACTCCTGGGACGGCATCTCCTACGCCGACGGCCGGCTGCCGGGATTCCCCCGGGCCACCTGCGAACTCCAGGGGTACGCCTACGACGCGAAGCTGCGCGGCGCCCGCCTGGCCCGGCAGTTCTGGGGCGACCCCGCGTACGCCGACCGGCTGGAGCAGGAGGCGGCGGCGCTCAAGTTACGGTTCAACCGGGACTTCTGGCTGCCCGAGAAGGGGTACTACGCGCTGGCCCTGGATGCCGACGGCACCCCGGTGGACGCGCTGACCTCCAACATCGGGCACCTGCTGTGGAGCGGCATCGTCGAGGAGTCCCGGGCCGGCCGGATCGCCGAACACCTGCTCGGCCCCCGACTGTTCTCCGGGTGGGGCGTGCGGACGCTCGCCGACGACCAGGGCCGCTACAACCCCATCGGCTACCACGTCGGCACCATCTGGCCGTTCGACAACTCCCTGATCGCCTGGGGCCTGGCCAGGTACGGGTTCCGCGAAGAAGCCGGGCGGATCTGCGAGGCGCTCCTGACGGCCTCCCGGTACTTCCACGGCCGCCTGCCCGAGGCGTTCGCCGGCTACGAACGGAGCCTCACCGACTATCCGGTGCAGTACCCCACCGCGTGCAGCCCGCAGGCCTGGTCGGCCGGCACCCCGCTGCTGCTGCTGCGGGTCCTGCTCGGCCTGCAGCCGCAGGGTGAGCACCTGATCATCGACCCGTTCGTGCCCGACGGAATGGGCCGGGTGGAGCTGCTCGACATCCCCGGCCGGTGGGGCCGGGTCGACGCCCTGGGCCGTAGCCGCCCCGAACACCGACGGCCCGGCGGCCACTGA
- a CDS encoding winged helix-turn-helix domain-containing protein, with amino-acid sequence MSGEEVPILVCVSSDASVRERVIRRLDGVGPVVVCADLAQLRAVFPAAPPTGETTPPTERTAPPDGPAAGRTERPVTWGELVVDRAGHLVTWRGVPLALTRTERELLGRLATPPVTLWSYERLFASVWGGAYLGDTAILHSAVKRLRRKLRPLTDGPRVHTVRGVGYRLAPPEPRPAPTVPPSPAAGPPRDTMAP; translated from the coding sequence GTGTCCGGTGAAGAGGTCCCGATCCTGGTCTGCGTCAGTTCCGACGCCTCCGTGCGGGAGCGGGTGATCCGGCGCCTCGACGGGGTCGGGCCGGTCGTGGTCTGCGCCGACCTCGCCCAGTTGCGGGCGGTGTTCCCCGCCGCCCCGCCGACCGGGGAGACCACCCCGCCGACCGAGCGGACCGCCCCGCCCGACGGGCCCGCCGCAGGGCGGACCGAGCGGCCGGTGACCTGGGGTGAGCTGGTGGTCGACCGCGCCGGGCACCTGGTGACCTGGCGCGGCGTGCCGCTGGCGCTGACCCGCACCGAGCGGGAACTGCTGGGCCGGCTGGCCACCCCGCCGGTCACCCTGTGGAGCTACGAGCGGCTGTTCGCCTCCGTGTGGGGCGGCGCGTACCTGGGGGACACGGCGATCCTGCACTCGGCGGTGAAGCGGCTCCGGCGCAAACTACGCCCGTTGACCGACGGCCCCCGGGTGCACACCGTGCGGGGCGTCGGCTACCGGCTCGCGCCCCCGGAACCCCGCCCGGCCCCGACCGTGCCACCATCGCCGGCAGCCGGGCCACCGCGTGACACCATGGCACCGTGA
- a CDS encoding S8 family serine peptidase produces MFTRPSTRSARWRAVAVLTAALLGLTAQPAVAAPATTPGVGPERATVDRELLDRLGSTGTGTFLVYLRQTAPLAKAARQGDADSRAREVHRLLTDTAATTQRDLRAHLDARKVPHTSYWIANALRVQGDRVLVDELARRPEVARISPTRSYPLVEPTPADTDRARTAAVEWGLTNIGAPRVWDSFGNRGEGVVVANIDSGVAYDHPALVGSYRGNLGDGAFDHSYNWFDPADVCPGTAPCDNNDHGTHTMGTMVGDDGAGNQIGVAPGARWIAAKGCEATSCSDASLLAAGQWVLAPTDADGGNPRPDLRPDIVNNSWGGDGGDLWYQQTVAAWRAAGMFPVFSAGNDGPACGSAGSPGDNGNAYAVGAYDVNDTIAGFSGRGSGTDPLKPNVAAPGVNVRSSVPGGYAAFNGTSMAAPHVSGTVALVWSAAPSLRGDVAATEALLDRTARDVDATTCGGTAADNNVFGEGRLDAYAAVEAAPRGPVGRVVGTVTDADDGDPVAGATVSAGNRTATTAADGRYALTLPAGEATVAVTAYGYAGDQATVTVPEGGSVTRDFALTPSPAVTVSGTVSDGSGHGWPLYAKVDVAGRPGGPVFTDPVTGRYSFSVPGGSSYRLTVSAHYPGYRTVTRDVPVANADTTVDVAVPVEPACTAAGYTGSYGAPLLTESFDGTDAPEGWSVTNRTDRGGWSFDDPGDRGNLTGGSGNFAIVDSDELGVGNTQDTDLVTPTLDLGGAAAPVLRFRSDWRAVGVTDTADVDVSTDGGATWTNVWHQTASRRGPRVEEISLAPAGGASAALVRFRFKGTFAWWWQVDDVEVLNRECAPVPGGLVVGTTTDANTGSPLDGVTVTSDDRPTDRGVSAATPADPNEPDGFYWLFSGLTGEHPFTATRSSYQPATKDVAVIGDGVRRADFSLGAGRLTVGPATIESHQPYGSTRTTRLTVRNTGTAPATVDVLERAGGFELLNRAGAPLREQRMKGISKARTGTAYGGAAPEAGGQAADAWTRIPNAPAAIYDNAAAWLDGKVYSVGGGGGTVTERKAWAYDPDAGAWTTLPDLPRVRSKAAAAAVGGKLYVFGGWGADDAPVAVVDVFDPTAGTWSTLPGATNPTPTAAAGAAVVGNRVYLVGGCADAACTDTDKLVVFDAGTGTFRTGAAYPHPVSWLSCGGIGEAVYCAGGTGTTEYTDAYRYDPVGDSWSELPDMPVDLWGSQHAAAGGMLVLAGGVTSGSTAVTNRTIGYDPVAGAWRNLPNAEFGRYRGAAACGAYKIGGSPSSFVGSADSEHLADLGSCAASSDVPWLGSSPSTFTLAPGESRRVTVTLTATAAAGVAQPGTYTGELAVATDTPYPVAPVAVEMNVSPPAGWGKIRGTVTGTTCGGVTVGIPATVRVNLISTGTGSTLTAGADGRYAWWLPKGRYEVIVAKDGWVPQVQRTRVEAGIVGTLDFALEPASTCTRATGI; encoded by the coding sequence GTGTTCACACGACCATCCACACGGTCGGCGCGGTGGCGGGCGGTGGCGGTGCTCACCGCCGCGCTGCTCGGCCTGACCGCCCAACCCGCCGTCGCCGCGCCCGCCACCACGCCGGGCGTCGGCCCCGAGCGGGCCACCGTCGACCGGGAACTGCTCGACCGGCTGGGCAGCACCGGCACCGGCACGTTCCTGGTATACCTGCGCCAGACCGCACCGCTCGCGAAGGCCGCGAGGCAGGGGGACGCGGACAGCCGGGCCCGCGAGGTGCACCGCCTGCTCACCGACACCGCCGCGACGACCCAGCGCGACCTGCGCGCCCACCTGGACGCGAGGAAGGTGCCGCACACCTCGTACTGGATCGCCAACGCGCTGCGGGTGCAGGGCGACCGGGTGCTGGTCGACGAACTCGCCCGTCGGCCCGAGGTCGCCCGGATCTCACCCACCCGCAGCTACCCGCTGGTGGAACCGACCCCGGCCGACACCGACCGGGCCCGCACCGCCGCCGTCGAGTGGGGGCTCACGAACATCGGCGCGCCCCGGGTCTGGGACAGCTTCGGCAACCGCGGCGAGGGCGTCGTGGTCGCCAACATCGACAGCGGGGTGGCGTACGACCACCCGGCGCTCGTCGGCTCGTACCGGGGCAACCTCGGCGACGGGGCCTTCGACCACTCGTACAACTGGTTCGACCCGGCCGACGTCTGCCCGGGGACCGCGCCCTGCGACAACAACGACCACGGCACCCACACGATGGGCACGATGGTCGGCGACGACGGGGCCGGCAACCAGATCGGCGTGGCGCCGGGTGCCCGGTGGATCGCCGCGAAGGGCTGCGAGGCGACCAGTTGCTCCGACGCCTCCCTGCTGGCCGCCGGCCAGTGGGTGCTCGCCCCGACCGACGCCGACGGCGGCAACCCCCGCCCCGACCTGCGCCCCGACATCGTGAACAACTCGTGGGGCGGCGACGGCGGCGACCTCTGGTACCAGCAGACGGTGGCCGCCTGGCGGGCCGCCGGCATGTTCCCCGTCTTCTCCGCCGGCAACGACGGCCCGGCCTGCGGCAGCGCCGGCTCCCCCGGCGACAACGGCAACGCGTACGCCGTCGGGGCGTACGACGTGAACGACACGATCGCCGGGTTCTCCGGGCGCGGCTCCGGCACCGACCCGCTGAAGCCGAACGTGGCCGCGCCGGGCGTCAACGTACGCTCCAGCGTCCCCGGCGGGTACGCGGCGTTCAACGGCACGTCGATGGCCGCCCCGCACGTGTCCGGCACGGTGGCCCTGGTGTGGTCGGCCGCGCCGAGCCTGCGCGGGGACGTGGCCGCCACCGAGGCGCTGCTGGATCGCACCGCCCGGGACGTCGACGCCACCACCTGCGGTGGCACCGCCGCCGACAACAACGTGTTCGGCGAGGGCCGGCTCGACGCGTACGCGGCCGTGGAGGCCGCCCCGCGCGGCCCGGTGGGCCGGGTCGTCGGCACGGTGACCGACGCCGACGACGGCGACCCGGTCGCCGGGGCGACCGTCAGCGCCGGCAACCGCACCGCCACCACCGCCGCCGACGGCCGGTACGCGCTCACCCTTCCCGCCGGGGAGGCCACCGTCGCCGTGACCGCCTACGGGTACGCCGGCGACCAGGCGACCGTCACCGTGCCCGAGGGCGGGTCGGTCACCCGGGACTTCGCCCTGACGCCCAGCCCGGCCGTCACCGTCAGCGGCACCGTCAGCGACGGCTCGGGCCACGGGTGGCCGCTGTACGCGAAGGTGGACGTCGCCGGCCGGCCCGGCGGTCCGGTCTTCACCGACCCGGTGACCGGGCGTTACTCGTTCAGCGTGCCCGGCGGCAGTTCGTACCGGCTGACCGTCTCCGCCCACTACCCGGGCTACCGCACCGTCACCCGCGACGTGCCGGTGGCCAACGCCGACACCACGGTCGACGTGGCCGTGCCCGTGGAACCGGCGTGCACGGCCGCCGGATACACCGGCAGCTACGGCGCACCCCTGCTCACCGAGAGCTTCGACGGCACCGACGCCCCCGAGGGGTGGTCGGTGACCAACCGCACCGACCGGGGCGGCTGGTCCTTCGACGACCCCGGCGACCGGGGCAACCTCACCGGCGGCAGCGGGAACTTCGCGATCGTCGACAGCGACGAGTTGGGCGTGGGCAACACCCAGGACACCGACCTGGTCACCCCCACGCTCGACCTGGGCGGGGCCGCCGCTCCGGTGCTGCGCTTCCGCAGCGACTGGCGGGCCGTCGGGGTGACCGACACCGCCGACGTCGACGTCTCCACCGACGGGGGCGCGACCTGGACGAACGTCTGGCACCAGACGGCCAGCCGGCGCGGGCCCCGCGTCGAGGAGATCTCCCTGGCCCCGGCCGGCGGCGCGTCCGCCGCGCTGGTGCGGTTCCGGTTCAAGGGCACCTTCGCCTGGTGGTGGCAGGTCGACGACGTGGAGGTGCTGAACCGGGAGTGCGCGCCGGTGCCCGGCGGCCTCGTGGTCGGTACCACCACCGACGCCAACACCGGCTCGCCGCTCGACGGGGTGACCGTCACCAGCGACGACCGGCCCACCGACCGTGGGGTGTCGGCGGCGACCCCCGCCGACCCGAACGAGCCGGACGGCTTCTACTGGCTGTTCTCCGGCCTGACCGGCGAGCACCCGTTCACGGCCACGCGGTCGTCGTACCAGCCGGCGACGAAGGACGTCGCCGTGATCGGCGACGGGGTGCGGCGGGCGGACTTCTCCCTCGGTGCCGGCCGGCTGACCGTCGGCCCGGCCACGATCGAGTCGCACCAGCCGTACGGCAGCACCCGCACCACCCGGCTGACGGTGCGCAACACCGGCACCGCGCCGGCCACCGTGGACGTGCTGGAGCGGGCCGGCGGTTTCGAGCTGCTGAACCGGGCGGGTGCGCCGCTGCGTGAGCAGCGGATGAAGGGCATCAGCAAGGCCCGGACCGGGACCGCGTACGGCGGGGCCGCCCCGGAGGCGGGCGGGCAGGCCGCAGACGCGTGGACGCGCATCCCGAACGCCCCGGCGGCGATCTACGACAACGCCGCCGCCTGGCTGGACGGGAAGGTCTACTCGGTCGGTGGTGGCGGCGGCACCGTGACGGAACGCAAGGCGTGGGCGTACGACCCGGACGCGGGCGCCTGGACCACCCTGCCCGACCTGCCGCGCGTACGGTCCAAGGCGGCAGCCGCCGCCGTCGGCGGCAAGCTGTACGTGTTCGGCGGGTGGGGCGCGGACGACGCACCGGTCGCGGTGGTCGACGTGTTCGATCCGACGGCCGGCACCTGGAGCACCCTGCCCGGGGCGACCAACCCGACGCCGACGGCGGCGGCCGGAGCGGCCGTGGTGGGGAACCGGGTGTACCTCGTGGGTGGCTGCGCCGACGCGGCCTGCACGGACACCGACAAGCTGGTGGTGTTCGACGCGGGCACGGGCACGTTCCGCACCGGGGCGGCGTACCCGCACCCGGTGTCGTGGCTGTCCTGCGGCGGGATCGGCGAGGCGGTCTACTGCGCCGGTGGCACCGGCACGACCGAGTACACCGACGCCTACCGGTACGACCCGGTGGGCGACTCCTGGAGCGAACTTCCGGACATGCCGGTCGACCTGTGGGGCTCGCAGCACGCGGCGGCCGGCGGGATGCTGGTGCTGGCCGGGGGCGTGACCAGCGGGTCGACGGCGGTGACGAACCGCACGATCGGGTACGACCCGGTGGCCGGGGCCTGGCGGAACCTGCCCAACGCCGAGTTCGGCCGGTACCGGGGTGCCGCCGCCTGCGGGGCGTACAAGATCGGCGGTTCGCCCAGTTCGTTCGTCGGCAGCGCGGACAGCGAGCACCTCGCCGACCTGGGGTCGTGCGCGGCCTCGTCGGACGTGCCCTGGCTGGGCAGCAGCCCGTCCACCTTCACGCTCGCCCCGGGCGAGTCGAGGAGGGTGACGGTCACGCTCACCGCCACGGCGGCGGCCGGTGTCGCCCAGCCGGGCACCTACACCGGTGAGCTGGCCGTCGCGACGGACACCCCGTACCCGGTGGCCCCGGTGGCGGTGGAGATGAACGTCTCGCCGCCGGCCGGCTGGGGCAAGATCCGGGGCACCGTCACGGGCACCACCTGCGGCGGGGTGACGGTCGGCATACCGGCGACGGTACGGGTGAACCTGATCTCGACGGGCACCGGCAGCACGCTGACCGCCGGCGCGGACGGCAGGTACGCCTGGTGGCTGCCGAAGGGCCGCTACGAGGTGATCGTCGCCAAGGACGGCTGGGTGCCGCAGGTGCAGCGCACCCGCGTCGAGGCGGGCATCGTCGGCACGCTCGACTTCGCGCTGGAGCCGGCATCGACCTGCACGAGGGCCACGGGCATCTGA
- a CDS encoding DUF1416 domain-containing protein — translation MTAPTAAGCAAPDQAAPLPASLDLEKETVITGVVRSGEGEAVPGAYVRLLDSTGEFTAEVVTSPAGQFRFFAAPGNWTLRALSRHGNGDTAVTAARGINEVAVTVAA, via the coding sequence ATGACTGCACCCACTGCCGCCGGCTGCGCCGCTCCGGACCAGGCCGCTCCGCTGCCCGCCAGCCTCGACCTGGAGAAGGAGACCGTCATCACCGGCGTCGTCCGCTCCGGTGAGGGCGAGGCCGTTCCGGGCGCGTACGTCCGGCTGCTCGACTCGACCGGTGAGTTCACCGCCGAGGTGGTCACCTCGCCGGCCGGTCAGTTCCGGTTCTTCGCCGCGCCGGGCAACTGGACCCTGCGGGCCCTGTCCCGGCACGGCAACGGCGACACCGCCGTGACCGCCGCCCGGGGCATCAACGAGGTCGCCGTCACGGTCGCCGCCTGA